One Mycobacterium marseillense DNA window includes the following coding sequences:
- a CDS encoding GAF and ANTAR domain-containing protein produces MPDGSATIANQLVELVANLEREQSGTAAGLHELLDSGVEHVSGSQYAGITLAEKGASVSSVVATHRYPMVLDAIQDSSGEGPCLTAAWEHHMMHIADLSSEQRWLRYRRLALEQTPIRSILSFELFIDGTSMAALNFYAEDPHAFTEEAVEIGTVFATHIALAWSMMRRNDQFRSALASRDIIGQAKGVIMERFGIDAVEAFQLLTRVSQQSNIKLIEIARALIESEHPLQHSRR; encoded by the coding sequence GTGGCCAATCTGGAGCGTGAACAGAGCGGCACCGCGGCCGGGCTGCACGAATTGCTCGACAGCGGGGTCGAGCACGTGAGCGGTTCGCAGTACGCGGGGATCACCCTCGCCGAGAAGGGCGCGTCGGTCAGCTCGGTCGTCGCGACGCATCGCTACCCGATGGTCCTGGATGCCATCCAGGACAGCTCCGGCGAAGGTCCTTGCCTCACCGCGGCCTGGGAGCACCACATGATGCACATCGCCGACCTGAGCTCCGAACAGCGCTGGCTGCGGTATCGCCGCCTGGCGCTCGAGCAGACCCCGATCCGCTCCATCCTGTCCTTCGAGTTGTTCATCGACGGCACCAGCATGGCGGCGCTGAACTTTTACGCGGAGGACCCGCACGCCTTCACCGAGGAAGCCGTGGAGATCGGCACGGTCTTCGCCACGCACATCGCCTTGGCCTGGTCGATGATGCGCCGGAACGACCAATTCCGTAGCGCCTTGGCCTCGCGCGACATCATCGGTCAGGCGAAGGGGGTCATCATGGAGCGCTTCGGCATCGACGCCGTCGAGGCGTTCCAATTGCTGACCCGGGTCTCGCAACAATCCAACATCAAGCTGATCGAAATCGCGCGGGCGCTCATCGAGAGCGAGCATCCGCTCCAGCACAGCCGGCGCTGA